The Rhodococcus triatomae genome includes a window with the following:
- a CDS encoding alpha/beta hydrolase — MRLPALPLPVVAAALKPFYRLSLNARLPYGVQRSLLDLAAPLQQLPAGAVVRSTTLAGRPAERITVGATERRTAVLYLHGGAYTIGSLATHRSLAAHLARESSSVVYTLDYRLAPEHPFPAGLEDAVAAYLELVTEHGFAPESIAVAGDSAGGGLALATARRLIDRHGVTPAALGLIAPWVDPASRETEKDRDLVINTRWSFDAAEKYLGAGDPNDEGYAPLHGNLRDLPPTIIHIGVDEVLYPQVMELSRRLDAAGVAVHTTEYEKLWHVAHLQASILREAADAVTELGSHLRSHMRVEPVARDVG; from the coding sequence ATGAGACTCCCTGCCCTGCCGCTGCCGGTCGTCGCGGCCGCGCTGAAGCCGTTCTACCGGCTGTCCCTCAACGCACGTCTGCCGTACGGGGTGCAGCGGTCGTTACTGGATCTGGCGGCACCGTTGCAGCAACTGCCCGCGGGGGCGGTGGTGCGATCCACCACCCTCGCGGGTCGGCCCGCGGAACGCATCACGGTGGGCGCCACCGAGAGGCGCACCGCCGTGCTGTATCTCCACGGCGGTGCGTACACGATCGGCTCTCTGGCCACCCACCGGTCGCTCGCGGCGCACCTGGCACGCGAATCCTCCAGTGTCGTCTACACACTCGACTACCGTCTCGCGCCGGAGCACCCGTTTCCCGCGGGGCTCGAGGACGCCGTCGCCGCGTACCTCGAGCTGGTGACGGAACACGGGTTCGCACCGGAGTCGATCGCCGTCGCGGGTGATTCCGCGGGCGGCGGACTGGCCCTGGCCACCGCACGCAGGCTGATCGATCGGCACGGCGTGACTCCCGCGGCACTGGGCCTGATCGCGCCGTGGGTGGACCCGGCGTCACGCGAGACCGAGAAGGATCGTGACCTGGTGATCAACACCCGGTGGTCCTTCGACGCCGCGGAGAAGTACCTCGGTGCCGGCGACCCGAACGACGAGGGCTATGCGCCCCTACACGGGAACCTCCGGGACCTGCCGCCCACCATCATTCACATCGGGGTCGACGAGGTGCTGTATCCCCAGGTGATGGAACTGTCCCGGCGCCTCGACGCAGCGGGAGTCGCCGTCCACACCACCGAGTACGAGAAGCTGTGGCACGTCGCCCATCTCCAGGCGTCCATCCTCCGGGAAGCCGCGGACGCGGTCACCGAACTCGGTTCCCACCTGCGTTCACACATGCGCGTCGAGCCAGTCGCGCGCGACGTCGGCTGA
- a CDS encoding AAA family ATPase — protein MLPLSRVELTPRSGFDPASWYLDLAPIAQLQRSGLEFTDPITVLIGENGVGKSTLVEAIAASWQVGFRDAQDRMWSSAPSAEDADLGRHLTYTGARPQPFGGCFLRAESMHALFGAADEQRPRASDQAFNELSHGQSFLRYVADRPVGVGLWILDEPEAALSFQSCLALIGVLGDLAAEGSQVILATHSPLLAAVPGARIWELTDGGIEYPEWADTALVRGWRSFLDAPERFLRHL, from the coding sequence ATGCTGCCACTGAGCCGGGTCGAACTCACTCCACGGAGTGGGTTCGACCCGGCTTCGTGGTATCTGGACCTCGCCCCGATCGCGCAGCTACAGCGCAGCGGTCTCGAGTTCACCGACCCGATCACGGTACTGATCGGCGAGAACGGAGTCGGGAAGTCGACCCTGGTCGAGGCGATCGCGGCGTCCTGGCAGGTCGGTTTCCGGGACGCGCAGGACCGGATGTGGTCCTCCGCGCCCAGCGCGGAGGACGCCGACCTCGGTCGGCACCTGACGTACACCGGCGCGAGGCCGCAGCCCTTCGGCGGGTGCTTCCTTCGCGCCGAGTCGATGCACGCACTGTTCGGTGCCGCGGACGAACAGCGGCCACGGGCGAGTGACCAGGCATTCAACGAGCTCTCCCACGGCCAGTCCTTCCTCCGCTACGTGGCCGACCGCCCCGTCGGAGTGGGTCTGTGGATACTCGACGAGCCGGAAGCCGCTCTGTCCTTCCAGTCCTGCCTGGCCCTGATCGGCGTGCTGGGTGACCTCGCGGCCGAGGGCTCGCAGGTCATCCTGGCAACCCACTCGCCTCTCCTCGCCGCCGTGCCCGGAGCACGGATCTGGGAGCTCACCGACGGCGGCATCGAGTACCCGGAGTGGGCGGACACCGCCCTGGTCCGCGGCTGGCGCTCGTTCCTGGATGCGCCGGAGCGGTTCCTGCGTCATCTGTGA
- a CDS encoding SDR family NAD(P)-dependent oxidoreductase, translating into MSEFRGKVVVITGAGSGIGRALALNLASEGAKLALSDMDSVGLEETVRRAKALGAEVKSDTLDVTQREAVLAYADAVAEHFGAVNQVYNNAGIAYHGEFEKAEFKDLERVVDVDFWGVVNGTKAFLPHLIASGDGHLINVSSLFGLLGMPGQTAYNAAKFAVRGFTEALRQEMLIAKHPVQVTCVHPGGIKTAIARNATAGPGEDLDTFAQFFDQKLARTTAEDAAAVIVKGVRKNKARVLIGADAKLLDAWVRIIGPRYQWFVAKVAAQFMPKSPKS; encoded by the coding sequence GTGAGTGAGTTCCGCGGCAAGGTCGTCGTCATCACCGGAGCGGGTTCCGGTATCGGTCGCGCACTGGCACTGAACCTGGCGTCCGAGGGCGCCAAGCTGGCACTGTCCGACATGGACAGCGTCGGGCTCGAGGAGACGGTGCGCCGGGCGAAGGCGCTCGGCGCCGAGGTCAAGTCGGACACGCTGGACGTCACCCAGCGCGAGGCCGTCCTCGCATATGCCGATGCCGTGGCCGAGCACTTCGGCGCGGTCAACCAGGTCTACAACAACGCAGGCATCGCCTACCACGGCGAGTTCGAGAAGGCCGAGTTCAAGGACCTCGAGCGGGTCGTCGACGTCGACTTCTGGGGAGTTGTCAACGGCACCAAGGCATTTCTCCCCCACTTGATCGCCTCCGGCGACGGGCACCTGATCAACGTCTCGAGCCTCTTCGGCCTCCTCGGCATGCCCGGGCAGACCGCGTACAACGCGGCGAAGTTCGCGGTCCGCGGCTTCACCGAGGCACTGCGCCAGGAGATGCTCATCGCCAAGCATCCGGTGCAGGTCACCTGCGTGCACCCGGGTGGCATCAAGACCGCGATCGCCCGCAACGCCACCGCGGGGCCGGGCGAGGATCTGGACACCTTCGCGCAGTTCTTCGACCAGAAACTGGCACGCACCACCGCGGAGGATGCTGCCGCGGTGATCGTGAAGGGTGTGCGGAAGAACAAGGCACGCGTGCTGATCGGCGCGGACGCCAAGCTTCTCGACGCCTGGGTCCGCATCATCGGCCCGCGCTACCAGTGGTTCGTCGCCAAGGTCGCCGCCCAATTCATGCCCAAGTCCCCGAAGTCCTGA
- a CDS encoding TetR/AcrR family transcriptional regulator — MDVAKRTRLSPEQRKEQFIELGAQMLTERNLESISVEDIADQAGVSRGLLYNYFASKHDFHIAIVQRTSDELLSQTDPGVVARGVEEPFGLLHAVLESYVDYVTDNSNGYISLLRGTASGDADMRAVFERTRTEMSARILDHLPLLGIERSAHVELAVRGWIAFVEEATITWLRAPSIEREQLIRMHVQALPALAVASSPELAATLAAWSA, encoded by the coding sequence ATGGATGTGGCCAAGCGGACGCGACTGAGCCCCGAACAGCGCAAGGAACAGTTCATCGAGCTGGGCGCGCAGATGCTGACCGAGCGGAATCTCGAGTCGATCTCCGTCGAGGACATCGCCGACCAGGCCGGGGTGTCGCGCGGCCTCCTGTACAACTACTTCGCGTCGAAACACGACTTCCACATCGCGATCGTCCAGCGGACCAGTGACGAGTTGCTGTCCCAGACCGACCCCGGTGTGGTCGCCCGCGGCGTGGAGGAGCCGTTCGGTCTCCTACACGCGGTGCTCGAGTCCTACGTGGACTACGTCACCGACAACAGCAACGGCTACATCTCGTTGCTCCGAGGCACGGCCAGTGGTGACGCGGATATGCGGGCCGTGTTCGAGCGCACCAGGACCGAGATGTCCGCGCGCATCCTCGATCATCTGCCGCTTCTCGGGATCGAGCGGTCCGCGCACGTCGAGCTCGCGGTGCGCGGATGGATCGCGTTCGTGGAGGAGGCCACCATCACCTGGTTGCGAGCCCCCTCCATCGAGAGGGAGCAGCTCATCCGCATGCACGTGCAGGCTCTGCCTGCGTTGGCCGTGGCGTCGTCGCCGGAACTGGCCGCCACCCTCGCGGCCTGGAGCGCGTAG
- a CDS encoding flavin-containing monooxygenase yields MSLPVTDTSSTTGTTRHVDTLVIGSGFAGLGAAIKLTQAGKRDFLVLERGNDVGGTWRDNTYPGAACDVPSNLYSYSFALNPGWTRSFSPQPEIQRYIQSVADKYKVRDRHVFGCDVLSAQWDNDRNQWRVHTTKGDYTAKVVITAVGALCEPSLPDIKGIGDFQGEIFHSAQWNHDADLTGKRVAVIGTGASAIQIVPQLAKNVSHLDVYQRTAPWILPRSDREYTKAEKFAFKYVPGFQRLSRTLQYVTRETQVVGLAKAPVFMKPLQAAAEIHLRRQIRDKDLRKKVRPNYQIGCKRMLISNNYFPALSQSHVDVVTDGIDEVTADAIVSKDGTRREVDAIVVATGFHVTDSPMFAGIIGKDGRTAAQVFDAQGQQGYKGSSIANFPNMFFLVGPNTGLGHSSMVFMIESQLNYVVDALKTIERYDLGTVEVRQDVQDRYNRELQEKLSHSVWNNGGCASWYLDKHGNNTTLWPGFTFEFRNQTRRFDLVAYNSVATSDLPSPAPSAVADKKKVAAK; encoded by the coding sequence ATGAGTCTCCCAGTTACAGACACTTCCTCCACCACGGGCACCACGCGCCACGTGGACACCCTGGTCATCGGCAGCGGATTCGCAGGTCTCGGCGCCGCCATCAAGCTCACCCAGGCCGGCAAGCGCGACTTCCTGGTTCTCGAGCGCGGCAACGACGTGGGCGGAACCTGGCGAGACAACACCTACCCGGGCGCGGCCTGCGACGTCCCGTCCAACCTGTACTCCTACTCGTTCGCGCTCAACCCGGGCTGGACCCGCTCGTTCTCGCCACAGCCGGAGATCCAGCGGTACATCCAGTCGGTCGCCGACAAGTACAAGGTCCGCGACCGGCACGTCTTCGGCTGCGACGTCCTCTCGGCCCAGTGGGACAACGACCGCAACCAGTGGCGGGTGCACACCACGAAGGGCGACTACACCGCCAAGGTCGTGATCACCGCCGTCGGCGCCCTGTGTGAGCCGTCGCTGCCCGACATCAAGGGCATCGGCGACTTCCAGGGCGAGATCTTCCACTCCGCCCAGTGGAATCACGACGCCGATCTCACCGGCAAGCGGGTCGCCGTGATCGGCACCGGCGCCTCCGCCATCCAGATCGTCCCACAGCTGGCAAAGAACGTCTCCCACCTCGACGTGTACCAGCGCACCGCGCCGTGGATCCTGCCGCGCTCGGATCGCGAGTACACGAAGGCGGAGAAGTTCGCGTTCAAGTACGTACCCGGATTCCAGCGCCTCTCGCGCACGCTGCAGTACGTCACCCGCGAGACCCAGGTCGTCGGCCTCGCCAAGGCGCCCGTCTTCATGAAGCCGCTCCAGGCCGCCGCGGAGATCCACCTGCGTCGCCAGATCCGGGACAAGGACCTGCGCAAGAAGGTCCGGCCGAACTACCAGATCGGCTGCAAGCGCATGCTGATCTCGAACAACTACTTCCCGGCGCTGTCCCAGTCCCACGTGGACGTCGTCACCGACGGCATCGACGAGGTGACCGCGGACGCGATCGTCAGCAAGGACGGCACCCGCCGCGAGGTCGACGCCATCGTGGTGGCCACCGGCTTCCACGTCACCGACTCACCGATGTTCGCCGGAATCATCGGCAAGGACGGACGCACCGCCGCACAGGTCTTCGACGCGCAGGGCCAGCAGGGCTACAAGGGATCCTCGATCGCCAACTTCCCCAACATGTTCTTCCTCGTCGGCCCGAACACCGGCCTCGGCCACTCGTCGATGGTGTTCATGATCGAGTCGCAGCTCAACTACGTCGTCGATGCACTGAAGACCATCGAGCGCTACGACCTCGGCACCGTCGAGGTGCGGCAGGACGTGCAGGACCGGTACAACCGCGAACTGCAGGAGAAGCTCTCGCACAGCGTCTGGAACAACGGCGGATGCGCCAGCTGGTACCTCGACAAGCACGGCAACAACACGACGCTGTGGCCCGGGTTCACCTTCGAATTCCGCAATCAGACCCGCCGTTTCGACCTGGTGGCGTACAACAGTGTCGCGACGAGCGATCTCCCCTCCCCGGCACCGTCAGCGGTCGCCGACAAGAAGAAGGTGGCAGCAAAGTGA